TTTTTTCCCGGGTGCACTTGTCGGAAAAGCGCCGGGCGGGTATCCTCCATGGAAGCTTCCCGGGTGTTTCCGTTCCCCGGAGCCATCCGGGCCTGTCCCAAAGAGAACCGCATTCCAAGGACGTACCCATGCGACGCAGAGACTTTCTGAAGTGGCAGATGCACGGCGCCCTCTGGCTCACCGCCGGAGGAACCGCCCTCACGCCGTTTTCCGCCCAAGCCGCCGACAGCGTGGACATAGGCGTAGCCAAAGGCGCGCCGGCAGCCGCCACCCGCGCCGCCGTGGAACTCCTGGGCGGCATGCAGACCGTAGTCAAGCCAGGCGACACGGTGGTCATCAAGCCGAACATGAGCTTTCCGCACCCGCCGGAAAAGGGAACCACAACCCACCCCGAGGTGGTCCGGGAAGTCGCGGTCATGTGCCGCGAGGCCGGCGCTTCCCGGGTGTTTATCCTGGACCACCCCTTGAGCCGCGCCGAAGCGTGTCTGGAAAACAGCAAGATCGACGAGGTCTGCCGCGTTCTGCCGGACACCCGGGTCCTGGGCCTGGAAGACCCGTCCTTTTTCGTGGATTCCCCCCTGGAGGACGCCAAGGAGATGCGGTCCAACGCGTTCATGCGCGAGGTTCTGGAGGCGGATGTGCTCATCGCCGCGCCCGTGGCCAAATCCCACGGCTCTACTGGCGTGTCCCTGTCCATGAAAGGCATGATGGGGCTGATCTGGGACCGCGGAGTGATGCACTACCGCTACAATCTGGACGAGGCCATCGTGGACCTGAACACCAAGCTCACCGCCGATCTGGTGGTCATGGACGCTACACGCGTGCTCTCCACCAACGGCCCCTACGGTCCGGGTCTGGTGCTCAAGGAAGACACGGTCATCGCCTCGCGTGACTGCGTGGCGGCCGACGCAATGACTGTCTCCAGGTTCGAATGGTACGGCCGGCGCATGCGCCCGGACCAGGTCGGCCACATCCGGCTGGCCCATGAACGTGGGCTCGGCAATATGTACATCGAAAGCATGGCGGTCCAGGAGGTCACGGTCTGAGCAACACCAGTTCCGCGCCGCCAGAAAGCGCCTCGCCGAGACGCGCACGGTCCAGGCGCTGGCGCATCATCATCCAGGCCGCGAGCCTCGGCCTCTTCCTTTGCTTGCTGTTCGCAGCGGGCATATCCCCGCCCGGTCCGGTGGACATCTTTCTGCGCATGGACCCGACCGTTATGGCGGGCACGTTCCTTGCCGGCCGTGCAGTGCTCGCCGCGCTGTGGCCGGCCCTCGTGTTTCTGGCGCTCACCGCGCTCGCCGGCCGGCTGTTCTGCGGGTGGATATGCCCGCTGGGCGCCTGCGTGGACCTTGCCGACCGCGGATTATCCAGACGCCGCTCAGCACCGTTGAACCGCTCGGTGCGCACCGGCCTGCGGCGGGTCAAGTTCCATGTCCTGGCCCTCATCCTGGGCGCTGCCGCGCTCGGGGTTTCCATGGTCTTCCTCGCCGCGCCCATTCCGCTCGTCACGCGCTTTTTCGGCCTGCTGCTCCTGCCCATTGCAGAGGCTGCGGCCTGGCTCGGACTGGATGCCCTGCGCCCCCTGGCCGCATCCATGGACTGGGACTCACTCTACTACCTGGAAATATCCAACAGCCGCTTCGGCACTCAGTTTTTCCTGCTGGTCATGGCCGGCGTTGTCTTCCTGCCCGGGCTCCTCGCACCGCGGTTCTGGTGCCGCTACCTTTGCCCGGCCGGCGCCGTGTTTTCCCTGTTCGGCAGAAAGCCTGTCATACGCCGGCGCGTCTCGGACGACTGCATCGAGTGCGGACTGTGCCAGAAACGCTGCCCGATGAACGCGATTCCGGAAGACCCGCATGTGACCCGCAACGGCGAATGCATCGCCTGCGAAACATGCGAACGCATCTGTCCGACGGCGGCCATCTCGTTTCCTGTTGCCCGGAGACCCCGGACGATCGAGGTGCAGGAAAACGCGGGGAAGAATCCCGCCAACGCATCCGAAAAACAGGCTGGCCGCAAACGTCAGCCAGCTTTTTCCGAGCCGGCCATGCCCCGCCGCACGTTCCTGTACACCGGCGCCGCCGGCATGGGCGCCGCCCTGCTCGCCTACGCGGACATCGCCAGTCCACTCGTGGCGGAAGGCAAGGGCGCGCCCGAGGAGCGGCACACCCTGCGGCCTCCGGGCGCTCTGCCGGAACCGGACTTCCTGGCCCGCTGCGTGCGCTGCGGTGAGTGCATGGCTGCCTGCCCCACGAACACCATCCAGCCCGTGTGGTTCGCCGCCGGTCTGGCCGGCGTGTTCAGCCCGGTGCTGGAGCCCACGCGCGGACCATGCGAAACCACCTGCAACCTGTGCGGCCACGTTTGCCCTACCGGCGCCCTCCGCCCTCTGCCCCTGGCAGAAAAGCAAAACGCCAAACTCGGCACGGCGCGCATTCTGCGCTACAAATGCCTGGCCTGGGAGGAAGAACGCCAGTGCGTGGTATGCGACGAGGTCTGTCCCTACGACGCCATCCACCTGGAGCGCGTGACGGGCAACCCCGTGGCCGTGCCGTTCGTCAACGAACAACGCTGCGCCGGCTGCGGGTTCTGCGAGCACCACTGCCCTGTGCGGGCCGAACGGGCCATCATCGTCGAGCCGGCGGGCGCGGTGCGGCTTGCATCCGGATCCTATACGGAAGAAAACGCTGCCCTTGGCCTGGATATCGACCTGGACCGGCCGGCCTCCGACCTCCGGCAAAGCGCCCCCGGCGAATTCGGAGGATACGACCGCTCGGCTCCACCATCTGCCGGGGACGATATGCCCCCGGGCTTCAGCGAACCAGGCGGCGGTCAGGACCGATCGCCATCGCCATACACTGGAAGCGACCCGCGCCCGCCAATAAGCCGGCCAGACTCCGAGAGCGGTCTGCCTCCCGGGTTCTCGGAGCCGGACTCCTGATCCATGCGCGCCCGGCCTCATGCTTTGGAATTATCGCGGTGAACCATTTCCAGCCATGCGTATATTTCTGCAACTCGCAGCGTCCTAGAATTTATTGAGAGATTTTCTAATATGTGGTAACCGCGAATTCCATGAACCACGGCTCTCCATCCACCTGTCCGGCTGCGGCCCAACTTGCACGTCACGACCTCGTGGAAAACGAGGTCTTTTTGCGAGAATCCTTCGCCACAATGCTCTCGTTCAAGTCTTCGTCGCTCTACTTCCCGCAGACCATTCCCGCGGGCATGGCGCCTGAGGACGGCGGCCGGGCGCTGCATCTGCCCGAGGAGCGCAAGCTGCTGGCGCCGCTCATCCACGCTGGTGAGTTCCTTGGCGTATTCGTGATGCGCGGCGTGCGGCTGAAAGCGCCCAAGACCATGCTGGACAAATTGCCCGCCATGGCCGGCCTCGTGCTGGAAACCCTGCACCTGCGCAAGCTCACCGCCTGCGATCCGCTTACCGGCCTGTTGAATTCGCATAATTTTTACGCTGCCCTGGAGCGCGAGGTGGAAGCCGTGGTCTGCTCGCTCAAGCCGGAATGCGGCGCCGGGCGGCAGCTCAATGGCGACAACCACCGCGCAGGCGCCGGCGTCGTTTCACTACGGCTCACAGGCATGGGGCAGATTATCGCGCGTTTCGGCCACGTCTTTGCGGACAGGCTTGTCGCAGCCACGGCCGAAGCATTGCACGCCGCCCTGCCCGAAACGACTTTCGCATCCCACACTGCCCCTCACGAATTCGCCGTCCTCGTGCCTGAAGGCGGCTACGGCGCCTGCCGCGAGACAGCGGAGTCACTCCACGAGGCGGTCAGAGGCGTGGAGCTTATCCACGAACTGACAGATGCGCACGTCAGGCCTGCGGCCAGCACCGGATTCGCCCTTTTCCCGCAGGATATGGACGGGGTGGTGCTCGAACGCGAACCGGCCGAGCAGGCCCGGGTGCTGCAAGCAAAGGCGTCCCGCGCGGCACGCACGGCCATAGAGCTGGATTCCCAGGATCCCATGCCCTTCAGCCGCATTCTGGAGCAGGGAGGGCGGGTCAAGCGCACCATGTCCATGAACCGCCTCGTGATCAGCCTTGGCCAGGCCGTGGGTGCTCAGGAAGGCCAGCGTTACCTCGTCTGGTCCGCACCGCAGGATTGCAGCAAGCCTCGGTATAAAGGCGAAATCATCGTCATGGAAGTATCGGCCGAGGATTCCCTGGCCGAAATCATGCACCAGGGCGACCCCACCTGGGCCATTGAGCCCGGCGACCAGCTCACCCTGCTCAAGGATCAGTCCAGAAGCCTGGACGGATGCAATGATATCTGCGGACAAAAGGACATGCTTACAGGGCTTTACGTATATCGCGACTTCTTGCAGCGAATCCGCATCGCCGGCGAGCCCCTTTCCGAATTCAGCATCGCGCTCGTGCGGCTTTCCGCCGTGGAGGACCAGGGGTCGGACGTCTTCCACAAGCATGCAGAGCAGGCGGTGAGCGAGGCTGCAAGCCTTGCCCGCGAGCTTTTCGGGGCCGAGGTTCTGGGCGGCCGGTTCAGCATGAACAGCCTCGTGTTCTTCATCCCTGAACGCAGCGCGGAGAAAACCCTGGCGCTCTTCCGCACCTTCCATAAGCAGCTTGTCGAGCGCCACGGCCTGGACGCAGCCGTGGGCATCGCCGGTTACCCGTTCCTCGCCTGCCACAAGGCGGACATCGTGGAAAACAGCCGCAAGGCGCTGGACTTCGCCCTGCTGCTCGATGCGCCGCGGCTTGGCACGTTCGGCTCCCTGGCGCTGACCATCGCTGCGGACAAGCTCTTCAGCAACGGCGACTTCTACGGCGCGCTGGAGGAGTACAAGCTTGCCCTGCTCGCCGATGAGTCCAACACACTGGCGCTCAACTCGCTAGGCGTGTGTGAAGCCCGCATAGGCCGACTGGCCGAGGCCCGGGATCGGTTTGACACCGTGCTGGCCCGAGAGCGGGGCAATCTCATGGCGCGCTACAATCTGGGCTATGTCTGCCAGAAGATGGGAGAACTGGAAGCAGCCAAGGACGCCTACCGGCGTTGCCTGAAGAAAGACCCCAACCACTTGTTCAGCCTGGTTCGACTCGGTCAGGTGGCTGAGGCCGAAGGAAAGCTAGGCCTGGCGAGGCGCTACTACAACCGCGCCACTCTGCTCGATGGCGGCAAAGGAGTGACACGCCGCAACCTGGCGCGGCTCTCGTACAAGCAGAACCGGCTGGAAGAAGCGCGGGAACTACTGCACGAAGCGTTGGTGCACGACCCGAAGGACGCGTTCTCCCTGCACCTCATGGCCAGGCTGTACCTGGACAGCGGCGAGGATCCCGAGATCGCCAAAGTGCTGGCCAGCCAGAGCGTGGCCCTGCGGCCGGACAAGAAACCCTACTGGGTCGAGCTCGCCCGCGCTTTCGACACCTTGGGCCGGCCCCAGGAGGCGCAACGCTCCATGGCGCATGCCGCCAACCTGTAAACGGTCCTCCCCTCGAAGCATGATCAGGCGCCTTCTTCCGGAGGCGCCTTTTTTCATGCAAGAAAAGCCCGGAGACCAATACGGTCCCCGGGCTGAAAAATGAGCGGCCCGACATGAATCCCTGGCTTATCTGGGGGGCAATCCAAAGGAAAACGCAGGCCGCTCAATATGGACCGGACCGGAGTCCGGAAAAT
Above is a genomic segment from Oceanidesulfovibrio indonesiensis containing:
- a CDS encoding DUF362 domain-containing protein: MRRRDFLKWQMHGALWLTAGGTALTPFSAQAADSVDIGVAKGAPAAATRAAVELLGGMQTVVKPGDTVVIKPNMSFPHPPEKGTTTHPEVVREVAVMCREAGASRVFILDHPLSRAEACLENSKIDEVCRVLPDTRVLGLEDPSFFVDSPLEDAKEMRSNAFMREVLEADVLIAAPVAKSHGSTGVSLSMKGMMGLIWDRGVMHYRYNLDEAIVDLNTKLTADLVVMDATRVLSTNGPYGPGLVLKEDTVIASRDCVAADAMTVSRFEWYGRRMRPDQVGHIRLAHERGLGNMYIESMAVQEVTV
- a CDS encoding 4Fe-4S binding protein; this encodes MDPTVMAGTFLAGRAVLAALWPALVFLALTALAGRLFCGWICPLGACVDLADRGLSRRRSAPLNRSVRTGLRRVKFHVLALILGAAALGVSMVFLAAPIPLVTRFFGLLLLPIAEAAAWLGLDALRPLAASMDWDSLYYLEISNSRFGTQFFLLVMAGVVFLPGLLAPRFWCRYLCPAGAVFSLFGRKPVIRRRVSDDCIECGLCQKRCPMNAIPEDPHVTRNGECIACETCERICPTAAISFPVARRPRTIEVQENAGKNPANASEKQAGRKRQPAFSEPAMPRRTFLYTGAAGMGAALLAYADIASPLVAEGKGAPEERHTLRPPGALPEPDFLARCVRCGECMAACPTNTIQPVWFAAGLAGVFSPVLEPTRGPCETTCNLCGHVCPTGALRPLPLAEKQNAKLGTARILRYKCLAWEEERQCVVCDEVCPYDAIHLERVTGNPVAVPFVNEQRCAGCGFCEHHCPVRAERAIIVEPAGAVRLASGSYTEENAALGLDIDLDRPASDLRQSAPGEFGGYDRSAPPSAGDDMPPGFSEPGGGQDRSPSPYTGSDPRPPISRPDSESGLPPGFSEPDS
- a CDS encoding tetratricopeptide repeat-containing diguanylate cyclase, which encodes MNHGSPSTCPAAAQLARHDLVENEVFLRESFATMLSFKSSSLYFPQTIPAGMAPEDGGRALHLPEERKLLAPLIHAGEFLGVFVMRGVRLKAPKTMLDKLPAMAGLVLETLHLRKLTACDPLTGLLNSHNFYAALEREVEAVVCSLKPECGAGRQLNGDNHRAGAGVVSLRLTGMGQIIARFGHVFADRLVAATAEALHAALPETTFASHTAPHEFAVLVPEGGYGACRETAESLHEAVRGVELIHELTDAHVRPAASTGFALFPQDMDGVVLEREPAEQARVLQAKASRAARTAIELDSQDPMPFSRILEQGGRVKRTMSMNRLVISLGQAVGAQEGQRYLVWSAPQDCSKPRYKGEIIVMEVSAEDSLAEIMHQGDPTWAIEPGDQLTLLKDQSRSLDGCNDICGQKDMLTGLYVYRDFLQRIRIAGEPLSEFSIALVRLSAVEDQGSDVFHKHAEQAVSEAASLARELFGAEVLGGRFSMNSLVFFIPERSAEKTLALFRTFHKQLVERHGLDAAVGIAGYPFLACHKADIVENSRKALDFALLLDAPRLGTFGSLALTIAADKLFSNGDFYGALEEYKLALLADESNTLALNSLGVCEARIGRLAEARDRFDTVLARERGNLMARYNLGYVCQKMGELEAAKDAYRRCLKKDPNHLFSLVRLGQVAEAEGKLGLARRYYNRATLLDGGKGVTRRNLARLSYKQNRLEEARELLHEALVHDPKDAFSLHLMARLYLDSGEDPEIAKVLASQSVALRPDKKPYWVELARAFDTLGRPQEAQRSMAHAANL